One Danio rerio strain Tuebingen ecotype United States chromosome 7, GRCz12tu, whole genome shotgun sequence genomic window, catgtgtgtgtctgacatagagaaagaaagagagctaAAAAGTAAGTATTGGGTATTGGGGTTACATGAACCATattgttaatgtattttaatatggtGCATATGACTCAAACCATTTAGAGAATGGGTATTACCACAGCATGGGTACCATGACGGTACAGACCTATGACATGGATGTATGGAAAAGATAGACAGCATTCCAGCCATAATTATgtatgttattgtgtgtgtgtgtgtgtgtgtgtgtgtgtgtgtgtgtgtgtgtgtgtatgtgtgtgtgtgcatgtgtatgttttATGTCTCTGTAATGTAATTCTGTGATAATGACCTGCTATTGCTAATCATGTATATTTTACTTTAATGTATTTTACAAACTACTGTTGTACATGTATAGCCTAAGACAGACAGAATACTATATATatcaatgtgtgtgaatgtgtgcattAAGCATTGTCTCCATCATGAGAAGCTGCTGCCACAGCAGACAATTCATTTGTCTTGAACTGATAACATCATCCAAAGAGAAAGTAATTTATTCACTGACTATTGCCGAGTCAGGTTTGGAAGGAAGGAAGTCAGGCTGTTGGTAGTTGTGCATGTTTCTgatgagaaaaaacaaaacaaaaaacaaacgtgtgtttCTGTGTATGTCCAGACGACCTTTGCTGCTATGTGAGGAGAGGAGAAAATTGGTCCAGTGTTAATACTGTCCACAGTACTGAGTGATCAATAAACACAAGAAGGACTCACTTAGTTTGCGTTTGCAGTGTTTGTGTATAAGCTGATGAGTCGAAGACAAAAAGGGATTtgcaaacatgaaaaaaaaatcatttactttAGCTTAAGCAATAAATTCTATAAATTAGAATGAGTCCTGTTTAAAAGAATGACTATCTTATATTTTGACCATGTTATACAGAATACACTCTCACACTCAAGTTTGCCCTTTGTTTGAAAAACAAAGCTTTATATATTGGCATCAGTGGTTCTATAAAGAATATTTAACTTCAAAGGAATTCTAAAATTGGACAGAGCTATAGATTAATTATTGTTAGGAATACCTGCTTGCAAGCCAAAGACTGAAAATTTATTTTTGGAACCAACACTTTCTTTTAGACAGGATTAtttaacgcaaaaacaaccaatttacactttttagtgaaatataggtgtcctaatagtgtttttagcagtgtgggacacatatacgactgtcaacagctcaaaaaatgtgttttggtgtttcgtgaccctttaagagtgTATACCAAACACATGTGTCATCACATATACAGAACAACAACTTCTTATGATGttctaaaatacatttttggaCTTTTTGCAGCCTCCAAAATACTAATTCTCTCAAACTGTTTGGGTTTTACCAATTTGTCagcagtttaaaatataataaaatctcttattcttttattcatttttgtaaaaatgccatttaaaacattaaccctttaactaTCCCACCAAGAATATTTTTTTACgatagttaacacactcaatgcatttttttcaacacattccatAATTTCTAATATATCAGCCTTTACCAAATGGTTGGtgtgtcggtttatggtaaaagtactaaacttaatgcatttactatgaaaaatctgaaaatataaagtGAAAGAATgaagtattatttaaaaatatatatttaaaataaaactgtttgaaaaatcaatcacttttttaaagtatgctataaaatattttagattctcatttaacatgctttcttgttttattttacaataaaaccaaagtcAAGTGTAgtagctgtgtgtgtaaaccaataTTTAAATCTgtcattctttaaattactttaacagtcattatttaaaacagtaaaaaacatTGTCAGCCGATTGGTTGAGGTGCAAAGatttaatgtttgtgtgtttaatatgCTCTCTACATAATTACATGTATGTAAATTAAATTTGATGCTCACAAATTAACCTTTGacccagacagacagacggacggacggacggacggacggacggacggacggacggacagacagacagacagacagacagacagacagacagacagacagacagacagacagacagacagacagacagacagacagatagatagatagatagatagatagatagatagatagatagatagataaatatcaTTATCATGAGAGTTTTACATTTAGGAGTAAATTCGgagtgtattttatttaaagaaaaagtaaaaatttttgTTGTTCCGTAAACTTTGCTTTGCAACTAGTGATGGCGATTTTTTTCAAAGCGAGTCAGTAAACAAAGAATTACCATAACATTCAAGCATAGCTTCATAGCTTCTTAGAAAAATTGCTTAAAGATTAGCCATACAATTAACATTTATACATCATTTCCTCCCTAAAAAATAATCTTTTCTTCTTATTTGAAATGGCAATGCAAACCGGCTGAACAGATCTAATTGACCAACTGTCACTGATGTTCAGAATTATGATGTATAAAAGTATTAGattgacatatttttatttaataagtatttttctatattttattgtaattcgTTCTAAACATAAAAGCAAGCAGCCCATTTTTTGTCTCAATCATTTCCCAGTTTTACAATAATAGATTACAAAGTCTTATAGGTTTATTTGTGCATTTGTGGTATGTCCAATTCATATCAAATGCAGCATGAGCAACCTtaaggtaaaaaatatatatttaacaatttatcaaACCCTGTCAATAAAGggatttcttttaattttaaactattatttaatgTGAGAACAACTTCTATGTAAAGTTgatacaaaataatacattttaataaaataatacattttagaattaataattcttaaaattaatatattttaataaaaaatattttggttgtaataataacaatcaaaTTATTAACCCTGGTTAATTAATCTTGGTTTAACCAATCTCTATTTGCAGCCctattttttatttgctaaaatgtCCTGCCCATCATCACCAGCCAACCCCTGCGAAATGCTCTCTCTTccgttctttttgtttattttttatttttttattaactcaaTGCCACAAGAACGAGAGGTATTACATTTCACATAGtttctgaaagagaaaaaaacacatatgtatataaaaataaagcaaaattatatttacattaaattaaatgttttcagaGCATTTCATGTTTtctgtgcttttttgttttgttatggttTTAAAAGATTTACATATACTAGTTATTCACAAAATGGGTCAAGTTTGGTTTACAGTGAGCCCACTTTTTTCTTACGTATATGGTATTTTCCTAAcagcataaacaaattaaaaatatattgtccTTTACAGTTCAAGTTCTCATTATCAGAATAAAACAGTATATCAAATAAACCAATTTTTATCTTATACTccatttttgttaataaacaatctttttaaaatatttttgagtaaatacagtgaaaaaaaacatgcaaacttgatTCTTTTTCTTAACCACAAAATtcacacatatttaaaatattaagttcaAATCTTTCTAAAACATGTTTAGCTGGATAAATTATATGGAGTATTTTGTACGACACTTCTTTAATTTTGTGATTTAAGCAAAACTTATTTGTCAACTTCCAACGTTTAACTCAAGAAATATTATCAAATAATGAAAGCCAAAAATGTCTTGCCAACGAAGGGAGAGCATTTCTCTTCCGTTCTGGCTGAAGGGTTGACGTGATGTTGTTGTCACGCAGTACCCGGATGAATTCATATAAATGCACGAGCAGGCCCTTTATCCCTCCTCTTTAGCAGAAGCACAGTGAGCTCGCGTGGTTCCTGGCTCACCGCTGTTCGCCTTTCAGCTGTTGATACGAATAAGTCGGTCAGGAATTTGCAGTCATGGTAATTTAACGTTTTATCAAACATTGTATTAACAAAGTTTAGCGTTTTGGGTGATTTTCTCCGTCTATTTAATAACCGATTTCGCGAACGCGCGACAGAAGCTTTGTGATGGCATGTGTTTCACAAAGTCTGCCAGTTAGCTAAaagaacattattttattaaaaaaaacatgcaagttgctttattattattttatgtttgtcaATGATCTCCGACTTTAATGTGTTGACGATTTACGTTTGTCCAAATTTGAGTTCTACTATTCTCTGAATGTAAACGTTATAACGAAGGTCTAAAACATGATAATGGAAGCTCTTGATATAAGCGTAATGTGCTTAAACTAAGCCATGAAGTGACAAATTAAAGTAATGAACGTATTCGAAAACGCGGGGCTTGCTTTCACTGTCTACGGAAACAGTGGAGCACGATCATGTCAAAATAAGAGTCTCAGTCGTTTGAGCTTTTGTACCGTTAAAGTGTTCATATGCATGACGTCTTTGCACAAGTTCGCTGTATTTGGCGAACAGTTAACTTCATGGCTAAACCAACGAACcaacattagtaaataaataaaaaaaataatttgatgtgGTGCTTTTCAAGAGAAATTaaatatacagaaattaaataaaaatttactttaaagTGGTTTAAAACGTTTATTTTGCTTCGCTGAccactaaaaattattttaaagaccGTTGGAAAGTGTTATCTGTAGACTTATGCAGTAGATCAGTGGCATAGAGgtgaaattggttttatattcggatattccgACATTCTCCTTAACAATTTAAGAAAagtatttgcaaattctaaatagtgaaatcatataagcagccaatagcccctttcacacagtgataccggtaaatatccggaaagtttccggaacgactttaccggtatattcaaaaaagcgctgttcacacaggcgaggacgttacggaatttttccggaaaagagcgttcacacatccattccaaaataccggtaaattctgacatcattcaccacaaatgagctttaaacggctacgcttgtatttgtaaacatttgcctaaattacaaactctgtggatgatcaatattgtgaacaactttcgcaggatcactttcgcatgtcgagatgttcataatatgtgcgtgtgctggcgctcacaggcacacgcaaagcttgaaggtaaacaaacaacggcttatcataagcatctcatcgatgattatttacacagttggcataaagaagaacatataaacgtgatctgactaacttctagcagctaaatgtgtctgaaaaaatattcaaaggtttttattctcacaaaccgcgcggacgtaaatgcgtctgactgttgtaattggctaaagcagatgtctcacgtcagcacgttctagacgtgcacgcgcttattacggtaatcttccttttgcgttcacacagcgcagcattccggcaaattgccggtaatgttacagcttctctttccggaaaatagccagaacgaatttaccggtattttcaaaaaggacctgttcacacatacaacggaaaggtctgtatgtgtgaaaggggctaatgactatttaagtacaacattgttcacagtcaattagacaatagcccctttcacacatacagacctttccggaaaattaccggcaattttccggaaaggttgtatgtgtgaacaggcccttttgaaaataccggtaaattcgttctggctattttccagaaagagaagttgtaacattatcggtaatttgccggaatgctgcgctgtgtgaatgcagaaggaagattgccgtaataagcacgtccacgtctagaacgtactgacgtgagacacctgctttagccagtcagaacagtcagacgcattcacgtgcgcgcggtttatgagaataaaagcctttgaatattttttccagacacctttagctgctagatgttagtcagataatgtttctgttccttcttaatgctgtgtaaaaaattatcgataaaatgtttatgataattcgttgtttacctttaagctttgcgtgtgcccgtgagcgcccatagcgccagcacacacgcatatcatgaacatctcgacatgcgaaagtgtttccctatgttttcattagagttgtactcaatactgatccatccgaagagtttgtaatgtagtcaaatgtttacaaacacaagcgcagccgtttagaggtcatttctggttattgatgtcagaatttaccggcattttgcgatggatgtgtgaatgctcttttccggaaaaattccgtaacgtcctcgtctgtgtgaaccgcgtttttttttaatatattctggtaaagtagttccggaaattttccggatatttaccggtatcgctgtgtgaaaggggcttttgttaatgttgttttgaagtcatccttgcatgctaattctgattgaatattcagagtaacatggtaaacaatatagatacTTCTAATTGAATGAATGTGTgcgaaatataaaacaaactttacctctATCATTGTCTACTGATttacagctttctttaaaatcttttaaCAGGTTTagaagtgaagggagagtaaattacATATTTCTTCTGAACTATCTTTTTAATTGTGGTTCCCTGAGTGATTTTACGATGTCAAACCAGCCTTTGGATTATAAGTTTGTAAAGTGAGTTTTACAAAACACTCCTAACAGTATGTTTGATTTACAGGCATTTAAAGACACTGGCAAGGCTCCCGTTGAAGCCGAGGTGGCCATTCACCGTATCAGGATCACTCTGACCAGCCGTAACGTCAAGTCTCTGGAAAAGGGTGTGTTTGTCCTTCATGTCTACTAAACCAATGGCTATGAGGATAAAATTGTATGAACGACTTAAACATGAGTTATATCATACGCTATTCTGAGcccttttttttaatcaagttgGTCATTATGTCTGAATACGCCCTTCTTGACGTCCTTAAACTTTCCCTCTTTTTTTGGGGTAGTGTGTGCTGATTTGATCCGAGGTGCCAAGGAGAAGAGTCTTAAGGTGAAGGGGCCTGTGCGTATGCCTACCAAGGTGAATGCCAgtctttacatttttagtttaacAGGTTGcaatttaaaaactgtttaaatatgcACATTTCTAAGATGCTTGTCAAATTAAGCCTGGCTTACACTCTGACTTAATATTCCTATACACTTGTGGCCCCTATGTTGCTAAGATCTGTTGTCAATGTCAGACTGTACATTAATCAAAATGCATGCAATAAGACTTTTCTAAGGATCACGTGTCCCATTATCCCACATCGTAaaactcagtttctggagggccccagctctgcacagttaagttccaactctatttaaacacacctgatcaagttgagtcctttaggcttgtatGAAATTAAAAGGTTAAACattggtcacactagagtttgagcttctgaaattctgtcatatggtgctgtgaaaaggggttggattagacattaaaaaaagcaagcgattggtccatgttttaaattcctgtccgcaaaggtcatgttttgatctttgattggtctcacgcagtcaagtgatgcgaaaCTTTCATTTCCGGTCTGGCGCATTcatgtgcatatgaatggaagtttatggggcgaaaagtctagtgtgaccgcagcttaagtgtgttggagaagggttggaactaaactgtgcaggactgtggccctctaggaactgagtttgacacccctccATTAACCTGTACCTAACTGCAAATGTAAAATCTTTAGCATTAATTTTGCTTGTTACATGTCATAAATTTAAGCTGCAATCATTGGCTTGAATGCATTTGGTTTTGTGTTAATAAGAGGAGAACGCTAAACGAAAGTGTTTATAGTTATGTGGAAATGtcaacttaacaaaaataataaacatatttaagtCTAGGATTACAGGAATCTTTTAGGTTTCACAAAAACGGTCTCTGTCCAAAATATTGCCAAAATCACAGTGTGAGGTTTGTTTGCGTTTTATGATTGTCCTAAATCCTGTAATTTCTCATCCCCAAATCAGACCCTCCGCATCACTACTCGCAAGACTCCTTGTGGTGAAGGTTCCAAGACCTGGGACAGATTCCAGATGAGGATCCACAAGCGCCTCATCGATCTGCACAGTCCATCTGAGATCGTCAAGCAGATCACCAGCATCAGCATTGAGCCTGGTGTTGAGGTGGAGGTCACAATTGCAGATGCTTAATTGCTGTCTGCACAATTAATCAGCTTTGTATTTCACATCTGATTAATAAAATTGGAAGTTTTGGATCTCTGTCTGCCCTTTTTCTTTTCCCCACTCCAGATTGAATGTCACACTTATTTTTGTCATCTACTCCTTGACTATTTTTATGGAAAACGATGTAAATCTGAATTAATCTTTCAAATTGTAATTTAAAGTTGATACCAATATTGCAATTGTTTAAAGCCTgatgtccagaaaaaaaaagatttttcttaaatgtagtcaacatttgaagtggactGAAAGTTGTCCCAAGACAAAACTGGGTCTTCTGTTCTTTTAGGGcaactgtgatcatttttttcTGATATGCTGATTAATGTAGTTCTGAACATGCATGTCAGTCAATTTGAAATACTCTTAAAAATTAGCAGATTAGCATGAACATGCTTATTATTGTAGATCTgagaaaattaataatgtttcaGTTTACATCTATAAAATGTGTATGTAAGCAATATTAACAGTTGTTTTGCACAAACGGGTATAAGGCTAATTCATGTGGATTAATGTAAGCACGGGACATTAATTATATTTGCAGTCtcaatatttgatcaaatattttatatgtacTTTGATTAAAAATGCAAAGCTCATAtgcgggagaaaaaaaaaagtgaagataGCATGGGTACCTCA contains:
- the rps20 gene encoding small ribosomal subunit protein uS10; this encodes MAFKDTGKAPVEAEVAIHRIRITLTSRNVKSLEKVCADLIRGAKEKSLKVKGPVRMPTKTLRITTRKTPCGEGSKTWDRFQMRIHKRLIDLHSPSEIVKQITSISIEPGVEVEVTIADA